GTTTCGAATCGCAAATGGCACTTTCTGAAAGAGGCGATGACGAGGCGATGTTCATCGATAACGACTTTTTGCGCGCTTTGGAGTACGGTATGCCGCCAACTTCAGGTTTAGGTATCGGTATGGACCGTTTAATTATGTTTTTAACCAACAATCCGTCCATCCAGGAAGTTTTGTTCTTCCCGCAAATGAAACCCGAAAAAATAGTTCCCCAAATCGAACTGGGCGAAGACGAAAAAGTAATTCTCGAAATCCTGAATTCTCAGGAAGAAGCCATGGAGCTTGCTGAAGTGAAAAACAGAAGCCAACTCTCGGGTAAAAAATGGGACAAAGCAGCAAAAAATCTCACCAAATTCGAAATGGTTAAAGTTGAAAAAGCTGAAGATGCTGTTCTTATGAAACTTCTTTAGCAGCAGGTCTATTATTAAAAAAGTCCCCGTAATTCCGGGGACTTTTTTGTGGAAAACTTCTTCATTTTTAATCACCTTTCCAAGTTTCGTAATCCGATTAAATTCAGTATATTTGTTGGTCTTTTTGAGAAACCGGAAAGATGGAAATTCAGAAAAATTTAATTGAAATTTATAGCAGCCAGCACCAAATTTTGTTGGCAAAAAAGAAAATATGAGTCAAAAAGAATATACAGCGAGCAGTATACAGGCGTTGGAAGGAATGGAACATGTGAGGTTAAGACCATCCATGTACATTGGCGATGTAGGCCCCAGAGGTCTTCACCATTTGGTGTATGAAGTGGTAGATAATTCCATTGATGAGGCATTAGCAGGACATTGCGACACCATTTCCGTTACCATTCACGAGGGAGAATCAATTTCTGTGAAAGATAACGGCCGTGGAATTCCGGTAGACTTTCACGAAAAGGAGCAGAAATCTGCACTTGAAGTTGTAATGACTAAGATTGGTGCCGGGGGTAAGTTCGATAAGGATTCTTACAAAGTTTCCGGTGGACTTCACGGGGTTGGGGTATCTTGTGTTAACGCACTTTCAACCTCACTTATCGCTACCGTAAACAGAAACGGAAAAGTATACCAACAGAAGTATTCAGAAGGTAAAGCTTTAGCTGATGTTAAAGAAATCGGCACTACTGATGAAAGAGGAACTGAAGTATTCTTCCAGCCCGATCATACTATTTTTCAGGAGTTGGTATATAACTACGATACTTTGGCAGCAAGGTTAAGAGAACTTTCATTCCTGAACAAAGGAATCACCATTACTTTGACTGATGAAAGACATCCAAATGAAGACGGGACTTTCAATGTAGAAACTTTTCATTCCGAAGGCGGACTAAAAGAGTTTGTAGAATTTATCGACGGGAACCGAGAATCGATCATGAGCAATGTGATTTTCATGGAAGGTGACAAAGATGATATCCCGGTAGAAGTTGCGATGCGTTACAACACTTCTTACAACGAAAATCTTCACTCTTATGTGAACAACATCAATACCCATGAAGGTGGTACACACTTAGCAGGTTTCCGAAGAGCTTTAACAAGAACTTTGAAAAAATTTGCTGATGAACTTGGAATTCCTGCAAAAGAAAAAGTAGAAGTTACCGGTGATGATTTTCGTGAGGGTCTTACGGCGGTAATTTCTGTAAAAGTAATGGAACCTCAGTTTGAAGGGCAAACCAAAACCAAGTTGGGTAACTCTGAAGTTTCGGGCGCGGTTGATAAAATCGTAGGTGAAATGCTTACGAACTTTTTAGAAGAAAACCCTAACGAAGCAAAAATCATCGTTCAAAAAGTGGTTTTAGCTGCAAAAGCAAGACAGGCGGCGAAAAAAGCAAGAGAACTTGTTCAGAGAAAATCACCGATGGGCGGCAGCGGACTTCCGGGAAAACTGTCCGACTGTTCATCCAAAGATCCTGCAATTTCTGAGATTTTCCTTGTCGAGGGAGATTCGGCAGGGGGAACTGCAAAACAGGGCCGTGACCGTCACTTCCAGGCAATTCTTCCGTTGAGAGGTAAAATTCTGAACGTAGAAAAGTCTATGCTTCATAAAGTTTACGATAACGAAGAAATTAAAAATATTTATACCGCTCTAGGCGTTTC
The window above is part of the Kaistella faecalis genome. Proteins encoded here:
- the gyrB gene encoding DNA topoisomerase (ATP-hydrolyzing) subunit B translates to MSQKEYTASSIQALEGMEHVRLRPSMYIGDVGPRGLHHLVYEVVDNSIDEALAGHCDTISVTIHEGESISVKDNGRGIPVDFHEKEQKSALEVVMTKIGAGGKFDKDSYKVSGGLHGVGVSCVNALSTSLIATVNRNGKVYQQKYSEGKALADVKEIGTTDERGTEVFFQPDHTIFQELVYNYDTLAARLRELSFLNKGITITLTDERHPNEDGTFNVETFHSEGGLKEFVEFIDGNRESIMSNVIFMEGDKDDIPVEVAMRYNTSYNENLHSYVNNINTHEGGTHLAGFRRALTRTLKKFADELGIPAKEKVEVTGDDFREGLTAVISVKVMEPQFEGQTKTKLGNSEVSGAVDKIVGEMLTNFLEENPNEAKIIVQKVVLAAKARQAAKKARELVQRKSPMGGSGLPGKLSDCSSKDPAISEIFLVEGDSAGGTAKQGRDRHFQAILPLRGKILNVEKSMLHKVYDNEEIKNIYTALGVSVGTEEDSKALNMNKLRYHKVVIMTDADIDGSHISTLILTFFFRYMKELIENGYIYIAQPPLYLLKKGNKKIYAYNEKEREEFTLEMAPDGKGVEVQRYKGLGEMNPEQLWETTLNPENRILKQVTIESLADADNVFSMLMGDEVPPRREFIEKNAVYAKIDV